GGACACCTCCCGGAAATGTTCCAGATCCTCAAGGCTTCCGATGCCTCCCGCATAAGTCACAGGAATCCCGCCCCAGCCGCCGAGCATCCTGACAAGCCCTTCCTCCATACCGGAAGCGCGCCCTTCCACATCCACCCCGTGCACGAGAAACTCGCCGCAGTATGCTGCGATCTCATCGAGAATATGCGGATTCAGCTCCACATCGGTAAACTTCTGCCACCGGTCCGTCACAATATAGTATGCCCCGTCTTTTCTGCGGCAGCTTAAGTCGATCACCACATGTTCTTTTCCGACTGCCCGCTTAAGTTCCCCGAGCCTATCCCAGCGGATCCTTCCGTCCTTAAATACATAGGATGTCACGATCACATGGCTCGCGCCAAGTCCGATGTATTCCTCTGCGTTCGCGGCGCTGATGCCGCCGCCGATCTGCAGCCCGCCCGGATATGCCCCGAGCGCGGACACCGCCTGCTGCCTTGTCGCTTCAAAGTAGTCTGAGGACGCAGGGTTCAGCAGAATCACATGTCCTCCTGCAAGCCCGTCCTTTTTATACAGTCCGGCATAATAGTCCGCATGCCGCGCGGCGGAGAAATTCTCCACCGCACGGTCTTCTTTATCTGTCAGGCTTCCGCCCACGATCTGTTTTACTCTTCCGTTATGTATGTCTATACATGGTCGAAAACGCATCTTTTCCTCCTAATACCGGTTGTCGAATATTCTTGTGGATTTCTTCTCACTGCGCGGAAGGTCTCCGATGGCAACCGGCTTCACATTCGTAGTGATTCCGATCTTTTCTTTGAATTCCTTCTGGATCACCTTTGCCGCCTCTTTGAGTTCCACGCCTTTGTTCACTTCCACGAACAGCGTGCACACGTCTTTGCCGTTCATATGATCCAGCATGAACTGATACTCGCTGGAGGCCTCCTTGACCCCTTTGAGCATATCTTCGATCTGGCTCGGGAAGATA
This is a stretch of genomic DNA from [Clostridium] hylemonae DSM 15053. It encodes these proteins:
- the hisA gene encoding phosphoribosylformimino-5-aminoimidazole carboxamide ribotide isomerase, with the protein product MRFRPCIDIHNGRVKQIVGGSLTDKEDRAVENFSAARHADYYAGLYKKDGLAGGHVILLNPASSDYFEATRQQAVSALGAYPGGLQIGGGISAANAEEYIGLGASHVIVTSYVFKDGRIRWDRLGELKRAVGKEHVVIDLSCRRKDGAYYIVTDRWQKFTDVELNPHILDEIAAYCGEFLVHGVDVEGRASGMEEGLVRMLGGWGGIPVTYAGGIGSLEDLEHFREVSGGSVDFTIGSALDLFGGKVPYDTVKRYK